From the genome of Candidatus Electrothrix communis, one region includes:
- a CDS encoding Rpn family recombination-promoting nuclease/putative transposase, translated as MCRLNPRIDFVFKKLFGTEENKDVLIDFINAFVSEEDKVRDLIIKNPYNEKEFLDDKLSILDIKAQDIGGKWFNIEMQMIDQDYYAKRALYYWSRLYVSQLSSGVNYDKLEKTIGINILNFNCLDEAEYHNVYKLINVRSGNELIRQIEIHFIELEKYDENISNVMDRWVNFLKKAGEYTQADLPPKLKEIPTISKALDVLENMNLSEKERENFEARLKWLRDEKAAIVSAERRGLEKGIEQGLEQGLEEGIEKGAQQKTYEIIKNAHAKGVHISVIKDIVGFPEDEIKKIINQA; from the coding sequence ATGTGTAGACTCAACCCAAGAATAGATTTTGTCTTCAAAAAACTCTTTGGAACAGAAGAAAATAAAGATGTATTAATTGATTTTATAAATGCCTTTGTTAGTGAAGAAGATAAAGTGCGGGATCTAATAATAAAGAATCCGTACAATGAAAAGGAGTTTTTAGATGATAAGCTAAGTATACTTGACATAAAAGCTCAAGATATTGGAGGAAAATGGTTTAACATCGAAATGCAAATGATAGATCAAGATTATTATGCCAAAAGGGCGTTATATTATTGGTCAAGGCTCTATGTAAGCCAGCTCAGTTCCGGTGTGAATTATGATAAGCTCGAAAAGACAATAGGGATTAATATTCTCAATTTCAACTGCCTGGATGAGGCTGAGTACCATAATGTCTACAAACTGATCAATGTCAGGTCGGGTAACGAGTTAATACGACAAATAGAAATACATTTTATTGAACTGGAAAAGTATGATGAGAATATTTCCAATGTGATGGACAGGTGGGTGAATTTCTTAAAGAAAGCAGGGGAGTATACTCAAGCTGACCTCCCCCCTAAGTTAAAAGAGATCCCAACAATTTCTAAAGCATTAGATGTTTTGGAAAATATGAATCTCAGTGAAAAAGAACGAGAAAATTTTGAAGCCAGATTAAAATGGTTACGAGATGAAAAAGCAGCAATTGTATCTGCTGAAAGACGTGGTTTGGAAAAAGGTATAGAGCAGGGGTTAGAGCAGGGGTTAGAAGAAGGTATTGAAAAAGGTGCACAACAAAAAACATATGAGATTATTAAGAATGCTCATGCAAAAGGTGTCCATATATCCGTCATTAAAGACATAGTTGGGTTTCCAGAGGATGAGATAAAAAAAATAATCAATCAGGCGTAA
- a CDS encoding Rpn family recombination-promoting nuclease/putative transposase — translation MKNRQYVSFDWAIKRLLRSKANFGVLEGFLSELLKENITILEVLESESNKDFKKHKQNIVDLKVKNSKDEIVIIEVQYDRDYSFFHRILWGTSRVVTEHLHEGDDYLRVHKVISVNLIYFDLGEGEDYIYHGSTSFRGIHKNDVLQLRAKEKKDAAKDGVQQIFPEYYLVKINRFDDLAKDTLDEWIYFLKNEEIKPEFTAQGLQEAGRLLVYTKLKQEDQIDYNNYIDNRRRRDSELRTKFSEGLEEGLEKGKRETARSMKKEGIPVELIQKCTNLSIDEINNL, via the coding sequence ATGAAAAACAGACAATACGTTTCCTTTGATTGGGCAATCAAACGGCTCTTACGATCAAAAGCCAATTTTGGTGTCTTGGAAGGTTTCTTATCTGAACTTCTCAAGGAAAACATCACTATTCTTGAAGTCCTGGAGTCCGAATCAAATAAAGACTTCAAAAAACATAAGCAAAATATAGTCGACCTGAAGGTGAAAAACTCCAAGGATGAAATTGTCATCATTGAAGTACAGTATGATCGTGACTACTCCTTTTTCCATCGCATTCTCTGGGGTACATCAAGGGTGGTGACCGAGCATCTTCATGAGGGAGATGATTATCTTCGAGTTCACAAAGTAATCTCTGTCAACCTCATCTATTTCGATTTAGGGGAAGGTGAAGATTATATCTATCATGGATCCACATCGTTTAGAGGTATCCATAAAAATGACGTATTACAGCTCAGAGCCAAGGAAAAAAAGGATGCAGCCAAAGACGGTGTCCAACAGATATTCCCGGAGTATTATTTGGTAAAGATTAATCGTTTTGATGATCTCGCAAAAGATACCCTTGATGAATGGATATACTTTTTAAAAAATGAAGAGATTAAACCTGAATTTACAGCCCAAGGCCTACAAGAGGCCGGAAGGCTTCTCGTCTATACCAAACTAAAACAAGAAGACCAGATCGACTACAATAATTATATTGATAATCGTCGTCGAAGAGATAGTGAGCTTCGGACAAAATTCAGTGAAGGGCTTGAAGAAGGTTTGGAAAAAGGAAAACGGGAAACTGCACGATCAATGAAAAAAGAAGGTATTCCTGTTGAACTCATTCAAAAATGTACCAATCTATCTATCGACGAAATCAACAATTTATAA
- the vgrG gene encoding type VI secretion system tip protein VgrG, producing MPESPNNEGGGVVKILVSSNGSPVKDTVQFFSIETRKEINRVSSARLVIADGYVAEQDFPVSNSGEFTPGKEIKIELGYESQVDTVFEGIVVKQAISINNDAPQLVVECRDKAAAMTVERKNANYVDKSDSDIIKTLIGNAPGLTAKVDDSGGPHPELVQYYCTDWDFMLSRAEAAGMLVMVDDGTVTVKTPDTSSSPKLKVTYGNDLIEFQAEMDAVSQLASFTSASWDPASQKVVKQQVGPKKFNPQGDLDSKALAKTLSSPVVNLQTGAPLKSAFLKKWAESGRMKSGLARIRGRMTFQGNAKAKVGELIEVEGVGDHFNGKVFTSAVRHEVGEGNWLTEAEFGISPDWFAERRDLTALPAAGLLPAVEGLQIGVVMKLDGDPLKLHRIQVKVPVLQAETEGIWARLASCYASKSFGSFVLPEVGDEVILGYFNNDPSHPVIVGSLYNGKNAPPYPIKAPNDIKAFISREKLTLELDEKDKVITVKTPGGNTVVISDKDKGILLEDQNGNKVELNDSGISIESPKDIKITAKGKIDIKSTGALSLTSSADLKGEGLKVSLKGKTSLTADGGPNAKLTASAMTTIKGGIVKIN from the coding sequence ATGCCAGAATCTCCCAATAATGAAGGCGGCGGGGTCGTCAAAATACTCGTCTCCAGCAACGGCAGCCCGGTAAAGGATACCGTCCAATTTTTCAGCATTGAGACCCGCAAGGAAATCAACAGGGTTTCTTCTGCCCGCCTAGTGATAGCAGATGGCTATGTTGCGGAGCAGGATTTTCCGGTCAGCAACAGCGGGGAATTCACACCGGGGAAAGAAATCAAGATCGAACTGGGCTACGAGAGTCAGGTAGACACTGTCTTTGAAGGTATTGTGGTCAAACAGGCGATCAGCATCAATAATGATGCCCCGCAACTGGTGGTCGAATGCCGGGACAAGGCCGCAGCCATGACTGTGGAACGAAAAAACGCCAATTATGTGGACAAGAGCGACAGCGATATCATCAAGACCCTGATTGGCAATGCCCCCGGCCTGACAGCCAAGGTAGATGACAGCGGTGGCCCCCATCCCGAGCTGGTCCAGTATTACTGCACGGACTGGGATTTTATGCTCAGCCGGGCCGAGGCAGCTGGCATGCTGGTTATGGTGGATGATGGCACGGTCACGGTCAAGACGCCGGATACCAGCAGCTCTCCAAAGCTGAAGGTCACCTACGGCAATGACCTCATTGAATTCCAGGCAGAAATGGATGCGGTGAGTCAGCTTGCCTCCTTCACCAGCGCGTCCTGGGACCCTGCCTCCCAAAAGGTGGTTAAGCAGCAGGTAGGACCAAAGAAGTTTAATCCACAGGGAGACCTGGATTCCAAAGCCTTGGCCAAGACCCTGTCCTCGCCAGTTGTCAATTTGCAGACCGGAGCCCCGCTGAAATCCGCTTTCCTCAAAAAATGGGCCGAGTCAGGGCGGATGAAGAGCGGACTGGCCAGGATCCGGGGCCGCATGACCTTTCAGGGCAACGCCAAGGCCAAGGTGGGAGAGCTGATCGAAGTAGAGGGGGTGGGCGATCATTTCAACGGCAAGGTCTTTACCAGTGCGGTGCGTCATGAGGTCGGTGAAGGCAATTGGCTGACCGAGGCGGAGTTCGGCATCTCGCCGGACTGGTTTGCCGAACGCCGTGACCTGACCGCCCTGCCAGCAGCTGGGCTCCTGCCCGCTGTTGAAGGCCTCCAGATAGGAGTGGTGATGAAGCTGGACGGCGATCCTTTAAAGTTACACCGAATTCAGGTCAAAGTACCCGTGCTCCAGGCAGAAACCGAAGGCATCTGGGCACGGCTGGCCTCCTGCTATGCCTCAAAGAGCTTTGGCAGCTTCGTCCTGCCTGAGGTCGGGGATGAGGTGATCCTTGGCTATTTCAATAACGACCCCTCCCACCCGGTGATTGTCGGCAGCCTCTATAACGGCAAAAATGCCCCGCCCTATCCCATTAAGGCACCCAACGATATCAAGGCCTTTATCAGCCGAGAAAAATTAACTCTAGAGCTGGATGAGAAGGATAAGGTGATCACCGTAAAGACCCCTGGTGGTAACACCGTGGTGATAAGCGATAAGGATAAAGGCATCCTCCTGGAAGACCAGAACGGCAACAAAGTGGAGCTGAACGATTCCGGGATCAGCATAGAGAGCCCCAAGGACATCAAAATTACTGCCAAAGGAAAAATAGATATTAAATCCACCGGAGCCCTTTCACTCACCTCCTCAGCCGATCTCAAGGGAGAAGGCCTGAAGGTTTCCTTAAAGGGAAAAACCAGCCTCACAGCTGATGGAGGACCGAATGCAAAACTCACCGCTTCGGCAATGACCACGATAAAAGGCGGAATCGTCAAGATTAACTGA
- a CDS encoding PAAR domain-containing protein — protein sequence MPPAARLTDMHVCPMQTPAVPPIPHVGGPVIGPGVPTVLIGNMPAAVLGDNCVCVGPPDTIAKGSATVQIGGKPAARMGDTTAHGGSIVLGCPTVLIGG from the coding sequence ATGCCACCTGCTGCCCGACTCACCGATATGCATGTCTGTCCCATGCAAACCCCGGCTGTGCCTCCCATTCCTCATGTAGGGGGTCCGGTCATCGGACCGGGAGTTCCTACCGTCTTAATTGGCAACATGCCTGCCGCAGTGTTAGGCGATAATTGCGTCTGTGTCGGGCCGCCAGACACCATTGCCAAGGGCTCGGCCACTGTCCAGATCGGTGGTAAACCAGCAGCCCGCATGGGCGACACCACAGCCCACGGCGGTAGTATTGTCTTGGGCTGTCCCACAGTCCTTATCGGAGGCTGA
- a CDS encoding GPW/gp25 family protein: MERDTSFLGRGWSFPPRFNPVDRDVEMVDEEEDIQESLRILFSTAPGERVMQPSYGCGLKRMVFEQISETVRTEIKDLIERAILFFEPRITLERVELDDTEIFDGKLMILLQYTIRTINIRSNMVYPFYFQEGTLLTP; the protein is encoded by the coding sequence ATGGAGCGAGACACTTCCTTTCTCGGGAGGGGCTGGAGCTTCCCCCCCCGCTTCAACCCGGTTGACCGAGACGTGGAAATGGTCGACGAAGAAGAGGATATCCAGGAGAGCCTGCGGATCCTCTTTTCCACCGCCCCTGGTGAACGGGTGATGCAGCCCAGCTACGGTTGCGGCCTGAAGCGTATGGTCTTTGAACAGATCAGCGAGACTGTCCGCACCGAGATCAAAGATTTGATAGAGCGAGCTATCCTTTTTTTCGAGCCCCGGATCACCCTAGAACGAGTGGAATTGGACGATACGGAGATTTTTGATGGCAAGCTCATGATCCTTCTCCAATACACCATCCGAACCATTAATATCCGCAGCAATATGGTCTATCCCTTTTATTTTCAGGAAGGAACCTTGTTGACGCCATGA
- a CDS encoding baseplate J/gp47 family protein — translation MTPPRDENNQPIFTGDTLYGLPISPGTRQEERLPAPLQAGWFQLEERSPDILLAISNRYAKMLRYFSAQNQERGDWSSLFRYDASAIMAEMLTSEALLKEEDFLLSLETNNATAAQAILQMAETLENWLDRLSNMPYEQTGQLLEKINERATEFGTRLESLLLFLSHCHRTEPKSAEEETRCFPRLRHKARQNAPHHQGVPFSADSPETRDFLLMTYASFHQALLSLQETAPLLWNQALQNGRHDPAIGLFIAFLRLYCKAMAKGRTFPQRHLDFYYQEVLRTGPCPPRSDSVLLVCRTTPGNEALVNRGDYFTAGTNPTGTERLYLADHALRVTDTQVARLLTLSFDRDKLISPAWEMGCFTRCWTNDLTAAAQPEPGTEPSGLPLFGDMERLVRRYGAHEAQLGLALAAPELLLSQGRREIELTLSYQDAANTKTLLRDMKRAVSQEHFFILFGHFLTFYLTPTNQQIPDAEQQNVIKAAETTGVAQASRELMARLMEESNQGNTLFYRFLTNAFYIDLSGENGWLPVEKYMIFPITSPEKDCTGGLRLRIRLDQDAEPVVGCQAILHGSSYKTSLPLIRLRLNYQANFFTYSLFRSCILRKILLETKVDGLRDLQASNQHGQLDPSQPFQPFGPIPTRQSYLIVGSHEAACKQLTELRFSIDWGELPEDIEGFSSHYKGYANNSLTNASFRADFSLLRNGRWVPKTKEQRHSAPLFAWQDFASAPQKGRLEERQEISVRDLKKFQPINANKTSEEFIYGPKQSNGFFRWQLSGATFGQSEYPEMLTRVMTRNARSKKLAQPLPKAPYTPLINRLSLGYTARCEIDLNKAAEGRTKVYHLHPFGLKTLYPEAVRKSHTLVPRTDATGNLYIGLRGQELNGLLTLYFSLTPDSGRTAADKKANIRWHYATATEWKPFPEAKVQGDSTDSFLHSGIITLDIPRDISDANEEMGSGLYWIRAATNNDPRIFSSLRGVYTQALQATAPQSKTAPEPLPQQSVQQPQSTITGLTEVHQPEASFNGGKQEDREAVITRMHERLHHKDRAVTPWDYERLVLEHFPDIGQVKCFPHLRTRPKPGPCPGGVLITVVPDAKHQVKDDKHPRINAAQLVRIRDFLLERSSPFTRIEMRNPEYEQIQVRCAVTFEDRASSGLRINQLNQAIIDYISPWSPTGYHARFGWSLRLDDILAYLSEQEGVRFVTDMSVLHITKDASNAYYMDDSVRNTDEQDDRIRPRYPWSLAVPMQRHFIRELDEVQEVKAEETGVEELRIGTTFIINE, via the coding sequence ATGACTCCTCCCCGAGACGAAAACAACCAACCGATCTTCACCGGTGATACCCTGTACGGGCTTCCCATATCCCCTGGCACCCGACAGGAGGAACGCCTCCCTGCCCCGTTGCAAGCGGGCTGGTTCCAGCTGGAAGAGCGCTCCCCGGACATCCTGCTCGCCATAAGCAATAGGTATGCCAAAATGCTCCGCTACTTCTCGGCCCAGAATCAGGAACGAGGAGATTGGAGCAGCCTGTTTCGTTATGATGCATCGGCAATCATGGCGGAGATGCTCACATCAGAAGCCCTCCTGAAAGAAGAGGATTTTCTCCTCAGCCTTGAAACCAACAATGCCACCGCAGCCCAAGCTATTTTGCAAATGGCAGAAACGCTGGAAAACTGGCTGGACCGACTGAGTAATATGCCCTACGAGCAGACCGGTCAACTACTCGAAAAGATTAATGAAAGGGCGACAGAGTTTGGTACCCGTTTGGAAAGCCTCCTCCTCTTTCTCTCACACTGCCACCGTACAGAACCCAAGAGCGCGGAAGAAGAGACGCGTTGTTTTCCTCGACTCCGCCACAAAGCCCGGCAAAACGCCCCTCATCACCAAGGAGTTCCCTTTTCAGCTGACAGCCCCGAAACCAGGGACTTCCTGCTGATGACCTATGCCTCTTTTCATCAGGCCTTGCTCTCTCTTCAAGAAACAGCGCCTCTCCTCTGGAACCAGGCTTTACAAAACGGGAGGCATGATCCGGCGATAGGGCTGTTTATCGCCTTTCTTCGACTCTACTGCAAAGCAATGGCCAAGGGTCGAACCTTTCCACAACGACATCTGGATTTCTACTATCAGGAGGTGCTGCGCACCGGCCCTTGCCCACCCCGATCAGATTCAGTCCTTCTGGTCTGTCGAACTACCCCAGGTAACGAAGCCTTGGTCAACCGAGGAGATTACTTCACTGCCGGAACAAACCCGACGGGTACAGAACGGCTCTATCTCGCCGACCATGCCCTTCGGGTAACAGACACCCAGGTCGCACGTCTTCTGACCCTTTCCTTTGATCGAGATAAATTGATATCCCCGGCCTGGGAAATGGGCTGTTTCACCCGCTGCTGGACCAATGATCTCACTGCCGCAGCCCAACCGGAACCAGGAACAGAGCCAAGCGGCTTACCGCTGTTCGGAGATATGGAACGCCTTGTGCGCCGCTACGGAGCCCATGAAGCACAGCTAGGTCTGGCCTTAGCGGCCCCGGAACTCCTGCTCAGCCAAGGTCGGAGGGAGATTGAACTCACCCTCTCCTACCAAGATGCCGCAAATACAAAGACCCTTCTCCGCGATATGAAAAGAGCAGTGAGCCAGGAGCATTTTTTCATCCTCTTCGGTCATTTTTTGACCTTCTATCTCACGCCAACGAATCAGCAAATTCCCGATGCAGAACAGCAAAACGTCATAAAGGCCGCAGAGACTACTGGAGTCGCCCAGGCATCTCGCGAACTCATGGCCCGCCTGATGGAGGAAAGCAATCAGGGGAACACCCTGTTCTATCGCTTCCTGACCAATGCCTTTTACATCGACCTGAGTGGAGAAAACGGCTGGTTGCCTGTAGAGAAGTATATGATCTTCCCGATCACCAGTCCAGAGAAGGACTGTACCGGGGGGCTGCGTCTCCGCATCAGGCTGGACCAAGATGCAGAACCAGTGGTCGGCTGCCAAGCCATCCTGCATGGCAGCAGCTATAAGACCTCCCTTCCGCTGATCCGTCTTCGCCTTAATTATCAAGCAAATTTTTTTACCTATTCTCTCTTCCGCTCCTGCATTCTCCGTAAAATTCTGTTAGAAACCAAGGTGGATGGCCTGCGCGACCTCCAGGCCTCTAATCAACACGGACAACTGGATCCGAGCCAACCCTTTCAGCCCTTTGGCCCCATACCCACCCGCCAGTCCTACCTGATCGTGGGGAGCCACGAGGCTGCCTGCAAACAGCTGACCGAGCTTCGTTTCAGCATAGACTGGGGCGAGCTTCCAGAAGACATTGAGGGTTTTTCCAGTCATTATAAGGGGTATGCCAATAATTCGTTGACCAATGCCTCGTTCCGGGCAGATTTTTCCCTGCTCCGCAACGGTCGCTGGGTTCCCAAGACCAAGGAGCAACGTCACTCTGCCCCTCTGTTCGCCTGGCAGGACTTTGCCTCAGCCCCACAGAAAGGCAGACTGGAGGAACGGCAGGAGATCAGTGTCCGGGATCTGAAAAAATTTCAGCCCATAAACGCCAACAAAACTTCAGAGGAATTTATTTACGGCCCCAAACAGAGCAACGGATTTTTTCGCTGGCAGCTGTCAGGAGCCACCTTTGGCCAGAGCGAATACCCTGAAATGTTAACCAGGGTCATGACCCGCAACGCCCGGAGCAAAAAGCTCGCCCAACCGTTACCCAAGGCACCGTACACCCCCCTCATCAACCGGCTTTCTCTGGGCTACACTGCCCGCTGTGAAATCGACCTCAACAAGGCGGCTGAGGGAAGGACCAAGGTCTATCATCTGCATCCTTTTGGATTAAAGACCCTGTATCCAGAGGCTGTCCGTAAGTCCCATACCCTGGTCCCAAGGACGGATGCAACCGGAAATCTCTATATTGGCCTGCGCGGTCAGGAACTCAACGGCCTGCTCACCCTCTATTTTTCCTTGACCCCTGACAGCGGTCGAACAGCGGCGGATAAAAAAGCAAACATCCGCTGGCACTACGCCACTGCCACGGAATGGAAACCCTTTCCTGAGGCCAAGGTACAGGGCGACAGCACAGATTCTTTTCTTCACTCCGGCATCATCACCTTGGACATTCCCCGTGATATCAGCGACGCGAATGAAGAGATGGGGTCAGGACTGTACTGGATACGGGCTGCGACAAATAATGATCCCCGGATTTTCTCCTCCCTGCGCGGGGTCTATACCCAGGCCTTGCAGGCCACTGCACCCCAGAGCAAGACAGCACCGGAACCGCTTCCGCAGCAATCAGTGCAACAACCCCAGTCCACTATCACCGGCCTGACCGAAGTGCACCAACCCGAGGCCTCGTTCAACGGGGGCAAGCAGGAAGACAGAGAGGCGGTCATCACCCGGATGCATGAACGGCTCCACCATAAGGACCGGGCCGTGACTCCCTGGGATTACGAGCGGTTGGTACTGGAACACTTTCCCGATATCGGACAGGTCAAATGCTTTCCCCATCTGCGCACCCGACCAAAGCCAGGGCCCTGTCCCGGCGGAGTACTGATTACGGTAGTGCCGGATGCCAAACATCAGGTAAAGGACGATAAGCACCCCCGGATCAATGCGGCCCAATTGGTCCGAATACGGGATTTCCTCCTGGAACGCTCTTCGCCTTTCACACGGATAGAGATGCGCAACCCGGAGTATGAACAGATTCAGGTGCGCTGCGCTGTGACCTTTGAAGATCGGGCCAGCAGTGGCCTCCGGATAAACCAATTGAATCAAGCAATCATTGACTATATATCCCCCTGGAGCCCCACTGGCTACCACGCCCGCTTCGGCTGGAGCCTGCGCTTGGATGATATCCTCGCATATCTTTCCGAGCAGGAGGGGGTGCGCTTTGTCACGGATATGTCTGTGCTCCATATCACCAAAGATGCCTCCAACGCCTATTATATGGATGATTCGGTACGGAACACAGACGAACAGGACGACCGCATCCGGCCTCGCTATCCCTGGAGCCTTGCCGTTCCCATGCAGCGCCATTTTATCCGGGAATTGGATGAGGTGCAGGAGGTGAAGGCGGAGGAGACCGGGGTTGAGGAGTTGCGGATTGGGACGACGTTTATAATAAACGAGTAG